In a genomic window of Pontibacter liquoris:
- a CDS encoding glycosyltransferase family 4 protein translates to MKRLAVVATHPVQYNAPIFRMLSAIGKLDLKVFYTWFQAKEQVFDPGFGKVITWDIPLLEGYSYLFTRNKTATIGPKTFWSIQNPELIKEIEDYNPDAILVIGWNYYSHLQVMRHFNGKVPVLFRGDSTLLNDKKGIKKQLRRLVLRQIYRYVDFALFVGSQNKAYYLEHGLKPEQLIFAPHAIENNRFSSDIDGEADLWAKNNLTRLGIPAAAKVFLYAGKLESVKNPELLLKAFAAPAIDAHLILVGNGQLEFKLKSKYKNCAKVHYMDFQNQTLMPAVYRMADVFVLGSDSETWGLAVNEAMACGKAVLVSDKVGCAIDLVQPGVNGFIFEAGSIDSLQEKLHLLSSMTKAELSYMGKASALKIQDWNYDKICVAVEELLKG, encoded by the coding sequence ATGAAACGCTTAGCTGTAGTTGCAACGCACCCGGTGCAATACAATGCACCTATATTTAGAATGCTTTCTGCAATAGGAAAACTTGATTTAAAAGTATTCTATACCTGGTTCCAGGCGAAAGAACAAGTTTTTGATCCGGGATTCGGAAAAGTAATTACATGGGATATACCTTTACTGGAGGGATATTCCTATCTGTTTACAAGAAATAAAACTGCTACGATAGGACCCAAAACGTTCTGGAGCATACAAAATCCTGAATTGATCAAGGAAATAGAAGATTATAACCCGGACGCTATTCTGGTTATAGGTTGGAATTATTATTCGCATTTACAGGTAATGCGTCATTTCAACGGAAAAGTGCCCGTCTTGTTCAGAGGTGACTCCACTTTGCTGAATGACAAAAAGGGTATAAAAAAGCAGCTGCGACGATTGGTGTTAAGGCAGATCTATCGTTATGTTGATTTTGCCCTTTTTGTTGGCAGCCAGAACAAAGCCTATTATCTAGAACACGGTTTGAAGCCGGAACAGCTTATTTTTGCGCCACATGCAATAGAAAATAATAGATTTAGCTCTGACATAGATGGTGAAGCTGACTTGTGGGCAAAAAATAATTTAACTCGCTTAGGTATACCTGCTGCGGCCAAAGTCTTTCTCTATGCCGGTAAACTGGAATCTGTTAAAAATCCGGAACTCTTGCTGAAAGCCTTTGCTGCGCCTGCTATTGACGCGCACCTGATTCTGGTTGGTAATGGACAACTGGAGTTTAAGCTGAAAAGTAAGTATAAGAATTGCGCAAAGGTTCATTATATGGATTTTCAGAATCAGACATTGATGCCAGCAGTTTACAGAATGGCCGATGTATTTGTATTGGGGTCTGACAGCGAAACATGGGGATTGGCTGTGAACGAAGCAATGGCGTGCGGAAAAGCAGTACTTGTGAGCGACAAAGTAGGTTGCGCAATTGATCTGGTACAGCCTGGTGTAAACGGGTTTATCTTCGAGGCAGGGAGTATAGACAGCCTACAGGAGAAACTGCACTTGTTGAGCAGTATGACTAAAGCGGAGCTAAGTTACATGGGGAAGGCTTCTGCCCTCAAAATCCAGGATTGGAATTACGATAAAATATGTGTTGCCGTCGAGGAACTGTTAAAAGGGTAA